The sequence CGAGTCGCTCGGCGCCAAGTTCATCGCCGTGGAGGACGACGAGTTCCGCCAGGCGGAGACGGCCGGCGGCTACGCCAAGGAAATGTCGGACGAATACAAGAAGAAGCAGGCCGAGCTGGTCGCTTCGCACATCGCCAAGCAGGACATCGTCGTCACCACCGCCCTGATCCCCGGCCGGCCCGCGCCGCGCCTGATCACCAAGGAGATGGTCGCCTCGATGAAGCCCGGCTCGGTGATCGTCGACCTCGCCGTCGAGCGCGGCGGCAATGTCGAGGGCGCTGTGCCCGGTAAGGTCGCCCAGGTGGGCGAGGTGAAGATCGTCGGCCACCTCAACGTGCCCGGCCGTCTCGCCGCTTCCGCCTCGGCGCTCTACGCCAAGAACCTGGTCGCCTTCGCCGAGACTCTCGTCGACAAGGAGGCCAAGGCCATTGCCGTGAACTGGGAGGACGAGCTGGTCAAGGCGACCGTCCTCACCCGCGACGGCAAGGTGGTTCACCCGGCCTTCGCGCCGGCAGCCGGATAAAGGGGGGACGCATGTCGGAACTCAACGCCAACGAAACGCTGGAGCGCGCCCGCGCCGCTGCGGAAGCCGCACGCGAGGCGGCTGAAACCGCCCAGGCGGCAGCCGATGCGGCCCGCGGCTATGCGGACCAGATCGCCGGCGGGGCGAGCGACTCGATCGCTCATGCCGCCTCCGCCCTCACGGGCGGCGCGATCGATCCCTTCGTCTTCCAGTTCACCATCTTCGTGCTGGCGATCTTCGTCGGCTACTACGTGGTCTGGTCGGTGACGCCGGCCCTGCACACGCCGCTGATGTCGGTCACGAACGCTATTTCGAGCGTGATCGTGGTCGGCGCGCTGCTGGCCGTGGGCGTCGACCTTGCCGCCGATGGCGCAGCTTACGCGCGGGGCTTCGGCTTCCTTGCGCTGATCATGGCCAGCGTCAACATCTTCGGCGGCTTCCTGGTCACGCAGCGCATGCTCGCCATGTACAAGAAGAAGCAGAGATAGGGGGCCGGACACGATGCTTTCCGCCAATGTCACGGCCGTCCTCTATGTGATTTCGGCTGTTCTCTTCATCCTGGCGCTGCGCGGGCTGTCCAGCCCCGAGACATCGCGCCAGGGCAACATGTTCGGCATGGTCGGCATGGCGATTGCCATCGTCACGACCCTGCTGACCGCCGCACCCGGCTTCAGCGGCCTGGCGCTCATCGTTGGCGGCCTCGCCATCGGCGGCGGCGTCGGTGCGGTGATCGCCAAGCGCGTGCCGATGACCGCCATGCCGCAGCTGGTCGCCGCCTTCCACTCGCTGGTCGGCATGGCCGCGGTGCTGGTGGCCGCCGGTGCGCTCTATGCGCCCCAGGCCTTCGGCATCGGCACGGTCGGCACCATCCACGGGGCCAGCCTCGTGGAGATGTCGCTCGGCGTCGCCATCGGCGCGATCACCTTCACCGGTTCGGTCATCGCCTTCGCCAAGCTCGACGGGCGCATGTCCGGCGCGCCGATCATGCTGCCCGCACGCCACCTCATCAATGGCGGCCTGGCGGCGCTGATCGTCCTCATGGTCATCATCTTCGTCGCGACCGAGAGCCACACCGTCTTCTGGATGATCGTCGTCCTGTCGCTGATCTTCGGCGGCCTGATCATCATCCCGATCGGCGGCGCGGACATGCCGGTCGTGGTGTCCATGCTCAACTCCTATTCGGGCTGGGCGGCTGCCGGCATCGGCTTCACGCTGGGCAACATGGCGCTGATCGTCGTCGGCGCGCTGGTCGGCTCGTCCGGCGCCATCCTGTCCTACATCATGTGCAAGGGCATGAACCGCTCCTTCATCTCCGTCATTCTCGGCGGCTTCGGCGGCGAGACCGCTGCGGCCGGCGGTGGCGGGGCGGACGACCGTCCGGTCAAGCAGGGCTCTGCCGAGGACGCGGCCTTCATCATGAAGAACGCCGCCAAGGTCATCATCGTGCCGGGCTACGGCATGGCGGTTGCCCAGGCGCAACACGCCCTGCGCGAGCTCGCCGACACGCTCAAGGAGGAGGGCGTCGAGGTCAAGTACGCCATCCACCCGGTGGCGGGCCGCATGCCCGGCCACATGAACGTGCTGTTGGCAGAGGCCAACGTGCCGTATGACGAGGTCTTCGAGCTGGAGGATATCAACTCCGAGTTCGCCCAGGCCGACGTCGTCTACGTCATCGGCGCCAACGACGTCACCAACCCGGCAGCGCGCGACGATCCGTCCTCGCCGATCTACGGCATGCCGATCCTCGACGTCGACAAGGCCGGCACGGTGCTCTTCGTCAAGCGCGGCATGGGCTCCGGCTATGCCGGCATCCAGAACGAGCTGTTCTTCCTGGACAAGACGATGATGCTGTTCGGCGACGCCAAGAAGATGACCGAGGGCATCGTCAAGGCGCTCTGAGCCCCGCGCTCGTCCTTACAACGCACGCAAGTCGCGGCGCGCCTCCCAGGGGGCGCGCCGTTTGCGTTCTTGCAGGAGGCGAACCGGATGCCTGTCAAGCAGGCTCAGGCCGGGCGGGCTCAGGCGCGGTGCTGCAGCAGGAGCGTTCCTTGGGCCAGCTGGTGCTGCGCCTCGAAGCCCACGCAGAAGGCCGGGATGGCGCTTGCGGCCATCGGCCGGGCGAACAGGAAGCCCTGCACGATCTGGCAACCGGTTTCGTGGACGAAGCGCAGTTGGTCCGCCGTCTCGATGCCCTCGATCAGCGTTTCGGCGCCGAGCGTCTCGGCCAGCTGCAGGATGCCCTGCACGATGCTGGCGCGGATGTGCTCGTCGCCCTCCAGCACGAAGGAGCGGTCGATCTTCAGCACGTCCGGCTTCAGCCGCATCAGGTAGGCGATGTTGGAATAGCCGGAGCCGAAATCGTCGAGCGCCAGCCGGACGCCGAGCTCGGCAAGGGCGGCCAGGTTGGCTTCCACCTGGACATCGTCGATCAGCAGCACCCCTTCGGTGATCTCGATCTCGAGCTGGCGCGCCGTCAGGCCGTGGCGGCCGAGCGCTGCCGCCACCAGTTCCGCAAGACCCGGGGTCTGGAAGGTGCGCGGCGACAGGTTGACCGACACCCGCAGCCGCCGTCCCGCCTCGGCCCAGGAGGCCGCGGTGCGGCAGGCCTCGTCGATCACGAACCGGTCGAGTTCGGCGATCTGGTCGCCTTCCTCCAGGATCGGGATGAACAGCGCCGGCGGGATGATCTCGCCGGTGGCGGTGTCGCGCCAGCGCACCAGCGCCTCGACACCGGTCACCGTGCCGCAGCCGATATGAACCTGCGGCTGGAATTCGAGGAACAGCTGCCCGGCCGCCAGCGCCTGCGGCAACGACGTGCGCAGCGCCTCGGCGCGGTCGCGACGATCCGAGATGCCCGCCTCGAAGAACACCTGGCGCCCGCGTCCGCGGGCCTTGGCCTCATAAAGGGCGGCGTCCGCCGCCACGATCGTCGCGTCGATCGTCGGGCCGTCGTCCGGCCAGACCGCAATGCCGCAACTGAAATGCAGCGGGATCGTCTCGCCCTTGAAGACCAGCTCCGGTGGCGAGGACATGCGCTCGGCGATCAGCGCGGCGAGATCGCCGGCCTCGTCCTGCGGCAAGGACAGCGTTGCGACGAACTCGTCGCCGCCCCAGCGCGCAACGATGCCGCGATCGCCGAACCGCTCCACCAGCCAGTCGGCCGCCGTCTTCAGCAGCTCGTCGCCCGCCAGATGGCCGTGCCGGTCGTTGACCGCCTTGAACCGGTCGAGATCGAAGATGAGCAGGGCCTGCCTTGGCGCCGGCCCGGCCGCCGTCGTCGCCGTGGCCCATTCGGTAAAGCCGCGACGGTTGGCGAGACCGGTCAGGCTGTCGATGCCGCTGACCAGCTTCAGCTCGGTGACCATCCGCCTGTTGCGCCAGCGCAGGGCCAGCGAGATGAAGGACAGCACCAGCAGCATGGTCACACTGGCGATGACCTCGAACCAGGCACCGGCAGAATTCTCGGCCCGCTGCTTCAGCGCCTCGTCGATATCCGCCTCGACACCGCGCATGTAGTCGCCGATCTCGCGCGTCAGTTCGAAACTGGTGCGGCGCAGGTCGGTGAGCGTCGTCTGATTGATGGGGGTTTCTCCCGAGGCAAGCCGGTCGAGGCCGTCGAGCAGCGCCCAGGCGATGGGTGCCACGCCGGAATCGGGCTCGACCAGCGGGCCCCGGGTCAGACCGCCCAGGACCTCCAGACGGATGTGGAAGTGGTCGGCAGCATTGGAGACCAGCCCCCGCGCTTCCGGCGAGGCGGCATCGAGGCTCAGCGCCTGCAACATGCCGTCCACCCGCGCCACCTCGGCGAAGGTGTAGCGCATGTGGCGCACCATGTGCTGCCCGGCATCGGGCTCCGGCTGGTTCAGCGTGGCGACACCGCGCAGCGCCACCAGCGTCGCCACCAGGCAGGCGCAAGCCACCGCGCCGCCGACCAGCCACGGCTGCACCGGACGGAGCAGCGCAGATTGCGCAAGGATCCGTCTGAAGCCGTTCACCACTCGATCTCGACGATCAGCCAGACGCTGCGGTCGGCATAGGTGCGTGTATCCAGTTCCGGATACTGCCCGACCGGATAGATGATCCGTGCCGGGCCGCGTTGGCGCGGGGTCAGCCGCTCCTGGCCGGCGCGGGTCGCGACGACGATGGGCCACCGTTCCCAGTCCTGGCGCGGGATGTCGGCCGAATAGCCATCGGAGGCGCGCACCACCAGGCCCTCGGCCTCGCTGGCGCCGATCATGCGGACGAGTTCGGACAGGAGAACCCCACGAAAGTCGATCAGCGACTCGTCGGGGCTGGCGCGGCCACGGATCTCGACCATCGGCAGGCGCTCGATCTCGTCGAGGGACAGGTCTCGCGTCACGCCGCCATGCCTCAACAGGATGGTCCCGGCCGCCGTCACCCGATCGGAAGGCGACAGACCCGCCGCCTGCGCCGTCAACGGTCCTGCGAGAAAAACAGCCGCACCCAGAAGAGCTGCGAACATCCGTGCGAGGGGCATGCGGTCCTCCATCCGGCAGTCGTCCAGGAAGACCTAATCCATCTTGCACGACGCCTTTATCTGCCTATGGCGGACCATAGCCCGCCGCCGTGAAGGCAAGCTTAACCTCTCCGCACTTTTCGCAGGATTCAACGCGCAGCAGAGCGGGAAGGCCGGGGTCGCGGCGCGGTACCCGGCATACGGCAAATGCGATTCGCCCTCAATGCAGGGCGAGCGGCGCGCCTCCGGGGGCGAGCCGCTTTCTTTCTGCTCTTTTCCATCGCCCGCTTGCGGCCAATTTCCGGTTGCGGCCGGTTGGTGGCTTCCCCTTGCACCGCGCGCTTTGATGGGCGCGGGGGACTCCCATGATGATACTCAAAGCACTTTGCCTGATGGGCGCGCTCGGGCCGGCCGGCCCCTATACGCCCGTCGATCCGCCCGCCGCCACGCTCGTCCAGGCGCGCCGCGGGCTCACCTGCAAGCAGATGCCCGATTGCCGCTCGGCGGTGATCCTGTGGTGCTCCGGCTATGGCCGCGCCGATGGCGACGGCGACGGCATCCCTTGTGAGAATGTGTGCTCCTCACGGCGCCAGGTCGAGGCGATCCTGCGGGAGATCGGCTGCAACAAGTAGCGGCACGACAGGCACGTCGCCGCCACGAAAAAACCCGGCACGCGGGGCTCGCATGCCGGGTTTCATCGGGTCTGGTGCTGCGGCCGCAAGGCCGCGCGCCTTTCGGATCAGGCGTCGTTCGCCGGTCCGTTCATGCCCAGCGCATGCATGTAGAGGTCGAGGATCGCATCCTCCTCCTCGCGCTCATGCGGCTGCTTCTTGCGCAGGGAGATCACCTTGCGCAGGATCTTGACGTCGAAGCCGGTGCCCTTGGCTTCCGCGTAGACATCCTTGATGTCGTCCGAGATCACCTTCTTCTCTTCCTCGAGACGCTCGATGCGCTCGACAAATGCACGCAGCTGGTCGCCGGCGACGCCGCCTGGATCGGACATGGGTACTCGTCTCCTTCATGGGTGCGGGCCGTAAGGCCTGCGGATCGGGGTGATAAAACGGGGCCGGGAGGCAAAATGCCTCCCGTGATGCCGATCTGCATGCGCGGAAAATCGGGCGGATGCAAGACCGGGGAACGAAAACGGAACGATATTCACATGGGCGTGGCGCAGCGTCTTACTCGTGCGGGCGGGCCTTTTCGAAGGCAGCCTGCTGCTCGGCGCTCGCCTCGTTCTGGTAGAGATCCTTCCACTGCGAATACGGCATGCCGTAGACGATCTCGCGCGCGCCGTCCTTGTCGAGCGCGACGCCCTTCTCGTTCGCCGCGTCCAGATACCAGTTGGACAGGCAGTTCCGGCAGAAGCCGGCAAGGTTCATCATGTCGATGTTCTGCACGTCGGTGCGGTTGCGCAGATGCGAGACCAGACGGCGGAATGCGGCCGCCTCCAGTTCGGTGCGCGTTGCCTCGTCGATTTCGGCCATGTCCTTCTCCATCTCTCGCAGCCGCCCGGTCTCTCGCAGGATCCGGCCGCTCAGTCGCAGCGCGATCCGTAGTGGCGGATCGTGTCGAGGTCCGGCGCTTGCTGCAGGACCTTCGCGACCAGCGGCACCAGCCGCTGCGTCCAGGCCTCGATGCCGGCCGCATCGCCAATCAGGTCCTGGCGGACCTCAAGCAGCACATGCGCCAGCCCTCGCGCCGTACCATGCCGGTACATGCAGTCGTTCTTCAAGGCCCCGTCATAGGGCTCGTTGTCGCCCACCACCAGATCGGGATCGGATCGCAATGCGTCAAGCAGCGGCAGCGCGAAACGCGGGTCGCTGTCCCACAGGATGCCCGCATGCCAGGGCCGCGGCACGCCGCGCCACACCGGCGTATAGCTGTGGATCGACAGTATCGCCGGGGGATGGCCTTCCGCGATCGCCGCGTCGATCTCCGCCGCCACCGCCTCGTGATAGGGCCGGTGATAGGTCACGAGCCGGTGTTCGCGCTCGGCCGCGTCGTGTTGCGCATTGCCCGGAACCACCGAACCGTCCGACAGGCGCATCACCAGCGTCGGGTCGTCTTCGCCGCGGTTCGGGTCGATCAGCAGCCGCGAATAGGTGGTCATCAGGGCCGGCACGCCGAAGGCCTGCGCCAGTCCCAGCGTCAGCTCGCGCACGCCGATGTCATAGGCGATGTGACGCGAAAACTCGGACGGCGGCAGGCCGAGCGAGCCGTAACGCGCCGGCAGTCCGTTGCTGGCATGGTCGCACAGCAGCAGGAGCCCGCGCGAGCGGTCGCCCTCGACCTTCTCGAACGGCGCCTCGTCGGGGGATTTCGGGGCAGGAAACCGGCTCTCGGCCATCTCGGCTCCGTTTGGCATCGCCGCCCTCGTGCTGCTCGCCGCCGGGCGGCGGGACCGGCAAGGGGGCGCAGGGGGCTTGCAGGATTCAGGTCCCGCTGTGCACCATATCCGGCGTCCTCTTTCAACCGCATTTTCGCCCTTGCCGGCCGATAAGAGCTATCAGCGATTTCTGGCGAGACAGGCCGGCACCGGATGCCTAATCTCCGCTCGATCCGTTTGCCCGGCCCCTCCGAACGCTTCCCGAAAGACCTTACGGCATGACCACCGCCCCCGCCCCGCTCAGCGCCGCTCCCGACCAGCGTCTTCTGGTCGCCTTCGTGGCGCTGCTCGCCGGGGCCATCGCAATGGGCGTCTCGCCAGCCTTTGTGCGCCATGCCGATGTCGGTCCCTTCGCCAGCGCCTTCTGGCGCGCGGCCCTCGCCCTGCCGCTGCTTGCCGTGTGGGCGCGGCTCGAGCGCCCGAAAGGTGCCGCCGCCCCGCGCTGGACCCCGGCGACACTCGCCGCCGGCGTGCTGTTCGCCGGCGACCTGTTCTTCTGGCACCTGGCGATCATGAACACCACGGCGGCCAACGCGACGCTGCTGGCGACCCTCGCCCCGCTCTGGGTGATGCTGGCCTCCGGCGCCCTGCTCAAGGAGCCGGTCACCCGCGCCATGGCCCTCGGCCTTGCCGCCTGCCTTCTCGGCGCGGCCCTGCTCATCGGCAGCAGCTTCGCCTTTGCGCCGGAGCGCCTGACCGGCGATCTCTACGGCGTCGTCACCTCGGTCTTCTTCGGCGCCTATTTCATCGCCATGCGCTTTGCCCGGCGCGGCAGCACCGGCATGACGCCGGGCCTGCTGGTCTATCGCAGCTCGCTCGTCACCGCCGCCGTGCTTCTCGTCGTTGCCCTGATGCTGGAGGAGACGATCCTGCCCAGCACGCTGACCGGCGTTGCCATGCTGATTGCGCTCGGCGTCGTCGCCCACGCGCTCGGTCAGGGCCTGCTCGCCTTCGCCCTCGGCTCCCTGTCGGCCGGCTTTTCCGCGCTCGTCATCTTCCTGGAGGCGGTTGCCGCCGCCGCCGTCGGCTATCTCTTCCTCGGCGAGAGCATCGGCCCGGCCCAGGCGCTCGGCGGCGCCGTCATCCTTGCCGGCATCTACATCGCCCGCCCGCGGGCCGCGCCCGTGGCCGTTGCCCCCGCCACCGCTCCCCTCCCGACCCGCGAGGCCGAATGACCGACACGACCGCCATGCGCGCCCTGCTGCAGGACCTGTTCGCCGCCGCCGTCGATGCTGCCCGCGCCGAGACCTGCCTGCCGCCGCACCTTCCCGCCCCCGGCGAAACCGGCCGCATCGTGCTGCTCGGCGCCGGCAAGGCCGCCGGCGCAATGATGAAGGTGGCGGAAAACCACTATCGCGAGACGCACGGCCTTGGCCCCGACCGTCTCGTCGGCCTCGGCGTCACCCGCCATGGCTACGGCCAGGACACGCAGCTGATCGAGATGGTCGAGGCCGGCCATCCCGTCCCCGACCAGGCCGGCATCGACGCCACCCGCCGCACCTTGGCGATGGCCGCCGCCGCCCGCCCGGGCGATCACATTGTCGTGCTCCTGTCCGGCGGCGGCTCGGCCAACTGGATCGCCCCGGTCGAGGGCCTGTCGCTGGCCGACAAGCAGGCGCTGACCCGCGCCCTGCTGCGCTCCGGCGCCACCATCGAGCAGATCAACACCGTCCGCCGCCACCTGTCGCGCATCAAGGGCGGGCGCCTTGCCGCCGCCCGGCCGCACGGCGTGCCGATGACGACGCTCGCCGTCTCCGACGTGCCGCGCGACGAACCCATCGCCATCGCCTCCGGCCCCACCGTCGCCGATCCCACGACGCTCGCCGATGCCCGCGCGCTCGTCGCCCGCTATGCCCCGGACGCGCCCGAAAGCGTCCACCGCGCGCTGGCCGACCCCGCCAACGAGACGCCCAAGCCCGGCGATCCGCTGTTTTCCGGAACCCGGTTCGAGATCGTCGCCCGCCCTGCCCTGTCGCTGGAGCGCGCCGCGGCGATCGCCCGGGAAAAGGGCTACGAGCCGGTCCTGCTCGGCGACAGCCTGGAGGGCGAGGCGCGCGAAGTCGCAGCCGAGCATGCCCGCATGGCGCGTGGGATCGCCGAGGCGGGTCGGCGGGCCGTGCTGCTGTCCGGCGGCGAGCTCACCGTGACGATCCGCGGCGACGGGCGCGGCGGCCCCAACCAGGAATACGCGCTCGCCCTTGCCCTGGAGCTGGACGGTGCTCGCGGAATTGCCGCAGTTGCAGGTGATACGGACGGCACGGATGGCGGCGCAGGATCGGCAGATGATCCGGCGGGCGCCTTGGTCGACGAAACGACTCTCGCGCGCGCCGCAAGCTCAGGTCATGATGCCGCCGCATTTCTGGAGAGAAACGACAGCACCGGTTTCTTCGATCATCTCGGGGATCTGCTGAGACCCGGACCAACCTATACCAACGTCAACGACTTCCGGGCCGTCCTCATTGACAAGGCGGAAGCCCGTCGGTCATAAGATGACGCGCATGGTCGTGGCACGAGTAATCGAATGATGAAAAAGGCCGAGAGGCAGCGGCAAACCACGGCAGTCAGAACGATCCGGCTGGGCCTCGCATCCTGCGGCGCGATGGCGCTCGCCCTGACGGCTTTCAGCGTTCTCGGAGCGACACCGGCCAAGGCCGAGCTGCGCCTGTGCAACAAGACCGAAAGTCAGGTCGGCGTTGCCATCGGCTATCGCGAGCAGGCCGACTGGGTCACCGAGGGTTGGTGGAACCTGCCGGCAAATTCCTGTGAAACGTTGGTGGCGGGCTCGCTCGTGTCACGTTTCTATTATATCTATGCGGTGGATTACGATCAGTTCGGGGAGTGGGGCGGCCGCGCCTTCATGTGTACCCGCGAGAAGGAATTCACCATCCGGGGTATCGAGGACTGCGTCGCCCGCGGCTTCGAACGGACCGGATTCTTCGAAATCGATACGGGCGAGCAAGCCAGCTGGACGGTCCAGCTGACAGAGCCCGTGCAAGGGGGGACAGGCGGACAATGAAGCGTGACAGGCGGGTCAAGATTCTAGCGACACTCGGACCCTCCTCCTCGGATCCGCAAACGATCGAGAAGCTCTACACCGCCGGTGCCGACGTCTTCCGCATCAACATGAGTCACACCGACCACCCGCGCCTGCATGCGCTGGTGGCGATGATTCGCGAGATCGAGGCGAAGATCGGCCGGCCGATCGGCATCCTTGCCGACCTCCAGGGGCCCAAACTGCGTGTGGGCACCTTCGAGGGCGACGCGGTGATGCTTGAGAACGGCGCCAGCTTCACCCTCGACAGCGACAAGACGCCGGGCAACGCCTCGCGCGTCCACCTCCCCCATCGCGAGATCCTCCAGGCGCTCGAGCCGGGCCACCGCCTGCTGCTCGACGACGGCAAGATCCGCCTGCGCGTGACCTCCTGCACCAAGACCAGCGCCGACACGGTGGTCGAGGTCGGCGGCAAGTTGTCCAACCGCAAGGGCGTCAGCGTTCCCGACACGGAGATCCCGGTCGGCGCGCTCACCGACAAGGACCGCAAGGATCTCGATGCCGCGCTGGAAGCCGGCGTCGACTGGATCGCGCTGTCCTTCATCCAGCGCCCCGACGACCTTGCCGACGTGCGCAAGGTGACGCGCGGCCGCGCCGGTATCCTCGCCAAGATCGAAAAGCCCCAGGCCATCGAACGGCTGAGCGAGATCATCGACCTCTCCGACGCGCTGATGGTCGCCCGCGGCGATCTCGGCGTCGAGATGCCGCTGGAACAGGTCCCGGGCCTGCAGAAGCAGATCGTCCGCGCCTGCCGCCGCGCCGGCAAGCCGGTGGTCGTCGCCACCCAGATGCTGGAATCGATGATCACAGCCCCGGTGCCGACCCGCGCCGAGGTGTCCGACGTCGCCACCGCCGTGTTCGAAGGCGCCGACGCTGTGATGCTCTCCGCCGAATCGGCCGCCGGCCAGTTCCCGGTCGAGGCGGTCGCCACCATGGACCGCATCGCCCGCCAGGTGGAGCGCGACCCCAACTATCGCGGCATCATCCACGCCCAGCGGCAGGAGCCGGAGCCGACCGGCGCCGATGCCATCGCCGCTGCCGCGCGCCAGATCGCCGAGACGCTGAACCTTGCCGCCGTGGTCTGCTACACGACCTCCGGCGCCACCGGCCTGCGCGCCTCGCGCGAGCGTCCCTCCGTGCCGGTCATCGTCATCTCGCCGGTCCTGTCGACCGCCCGCCGCCTGTCGCTGGCCTGGGGCCTCCACTGCGTGGTCTCGGACGACGCCCGCGACGAGAACGACATGGTCGACCGCGCCTGCCAGATCTCCTTCCAGGAGGAACTGGCAAAGCCCGGCCAGCGCATCATCACCACGGCCGGCGTGCCCTTCGGCACCCCCGGCTCGACCAACATGCTGCGCATCGCCTTCATCGGCAGCGACGGTCGCGGCGGTCTCTGAGCCTCACTCGCTCGCGGACACTTTCGACGAGACGGCTTCGGCCGTCTCGTTTCGTTTCCGGCCCTGCATGCCCCATCCCGCCTCCGGGAAGACCATCGCCACCACCTTGGCGATTTCCTCCAGCACCGCGTCCGTGCGCGTGTGCTGCGGCATGTGGCCGGCCCCCTCCAGCGTCACCAGCCAGGCATTGGGCAGGTCCCGCGCCAGGCCGTGCGAATGGATATGCGGGTAGACGACGCCGTCCGTCTCGCCGGTGATCACCGCCGCCGGCTGCGTGATCTCGCCGTATCGCAGAGATGCCGCCTCCACCTCTTCCTTCAGGTAGGAAACGTCCCGCGCATTCGCCCGGAAGGTCTGCGGGCGGAACAGCAGCGACAGGCCCAGCCGCTCGGCATAGTCGTCCGGCGCCATCGCCGGGCGGAAGATGCCGCCGATGGCCCTGGGGGCGACCAACGCCGCCCCGAACGGGGCCAGCGTGTGGGAGAACACGGTGCCGACCACCGGCAGGGCCGCCGCGTCGTAATACCAGTTGACCCCGCCCGGCCAGGGATGGGTTGCCGGCGCCAGGAACACCAGCCCGGCGAAAAGGTCCGCCCGCTCCAGCGCCAGCTGCGCCGCCACCGCCCCGCCCCAGGAATGGCCGACCGCAACGGCCCGCGTTATGCCGAGACTGTCGGTCAGTCCCGCGATCAGAGCCGCCTGCGCCGCCGGGCGGTACATGCCGTCGTCGCCGCGCTCCGAATACCCGTGGCCGGGCCGGTCTACGAAAACGAGCCGCGCGGGCCTCCCCTTCTCGGCCCGGGCCGCCAGAGGCCCTGCCAGCGCCATATGCGGGTCGCGCAGGTTGGCGCTCGCCCCGTGCACGAAGACCAGCGCCGGATCGCCCTCACGCCAGCCCTCGGGCCGCATGTCGACATAGTGCAGCCGCACGCCGTCGATCTCGGCAAAGGCCCCGATCGGCGGATAGCGCGCCTCGGCGCCGCGGCCGCGCAGCTCCGCCAGCACGGCAAGGCCGGAGAGCAGCAGCGCCAGCGCGGACAGCAGGTAAATGGCAAGGGTGGGCATGGGCGGGCAGGTCCGGCTTTACGAGGAACGGGCGGCGGGACGAAAGGCGGGGCCGCGAAGGGCGTCTTGCGCCGTCTGCGGCGCATCGCCCCTGCGGCCTCGACGGATCGCGGGACGGGCCTCAGATCGGCGAGCCGGCCGCCGCCTTTTCCATGTCCTCTACCGCCTTACGCGCGTTTTCGCTGACCGGATGTATCTTCAGCACCTGGCGGAAGGTTTCCAGCGCCTCGTCGTCGCGCCCGATCCGCCGCAGGATGATGCCGAGACCGGACATCGCGCCCCAGTGGCGCGGCTCCAGCGCCAGCACGCGCTCGATATCGACCATCGAGCGACCGAAATCCTC comes from Stappia sp. 28M-7 and encodes:
- a CDS encoding glycerate kinase produces the protein MTDTTAMRALLQDLFAAAVDAARAETCLPPHLPAPGETGRIVLLGAGKAAGAMMKVAENHYRETHGLGPDRLVGLGVTRHGYGQDTQLIEMVEAGHPVPDQAGIDATRRTLAMAAAARPGDHIVVLLSGGGSANWIAPVEGLSLADKQALTRALLRSGATIEQINTVRRHLSRIKGGRLAAARPHGVPMTTLAVSDVPRDEPIAIASGPTVADPTTLADARALVARYAPDAPESVHRALADPANETPKPGDPLFSGTRFEIVARPALSLERAAAIAREKGYEPVLLGDSLEGEAREVAAEHARMARGIAEAGRRAVLLSGGELTVTIRGDGRGGPNQEYALALALELDGARGIAAVAGDTDGTDGGAGSADDPAGALVDETTLARAASSGHDAAAFLERNDSTGFFDHLGDLLRPGPTYTNVNDFRAVLIDKAEARRS
- a CDS encoding alpha/beta fold hydrolase, whose translation is MPTLAIYLLSALALLLSGLAVLAELRGRGAEARYPPIGAFAEIDGVRLHYVDMRPEGWREGDPALVFVHGASANLRDPHMALAGPLAARAEKGRPARLVFVDRPGHGYSERGDDGMYRPAAQAALIAGLTDSLGITRAVAVGHSWGGAVAAQLALERADLFAGLVFLAPATHPWPGGVNWYYDAAALPVVGTVFSHTLAPFGAALVAPRAIGGIFRPAMAPDDYAERLGLSLLFRPQTFRANARDVSYLKEEVEAASLRYGEITQPAAVITGETDGVVYPHIHSHGLARDLPNAWLVTLEGAGHMPQHTRTDAVLEEIAKVVAMVFPEAGWGMQGRKRNETAEAVSSKVSASE
- the pyk gene encoding pyruvate kinase gives rise to the protein MKRDRRVKILATLGPSSSDPQTIEKLYTAGADVFRINMSHTDHPRLHALVAMIREIEAKIGRPIGILADLQGPKLRVGTFEGDAVMLENGASFTLDSDKTPGNASRVHLPHREILQALEPGHRLLLDDGKIRLRVTSCTKTSADTVVEVGGKLSNRKGVSVPDTEIPVGALTDKDRKDLDAALEAGVDWIALSFIQRPDDLADVRKVTRGRAGILAKIEKPQAIERLSEIIDLSDALMVARGDLGVEMPLEQVPGLQKQIVRACRRAGKPVVVATQMLESMITAPVPTRAEVSDVATAVFEGADAVMLSAESAAGQFPVEAVATMDRIARQVERDPNYRGIIHAQRQEPEPTGADAIAAAARQIAETLNLAAVVCYTTSGATGLRASRERPSVPVIVISPVLSTARRLSLAWGLHCVVSDDARDENDMVDRACQISFQEELAKPGQRIITTAGVPFGTPGSTNMLRIAFIGSDGRGGL
- a CDS encoding DUF1036 domain-containing protein; its protein translation is MALALTAFSVLGATPAKAELRLCNKTESQVGVAIGYREQADWVTEGWWNLPANSCETLVAGSLVSRFYYIYAVDYDQFGEWGGRAFMCTREKEFTIRGIEDCVARGFERTGFFEIDTGEQASWTVQLTEPVQGGTGGQ